From Ictidomys tridecemlineatus isolate mIctTri1 chromosome 2, mIctTri1.hap1, whole genome shotgun sequence, the proteins below share one genomic window:
- the Zswim4 gene encoding zinc finger SWIM domain-containing protein 4, translating into MDPPAAKRSRGSPAGPEERDAGAGAARGRGRPEALLDLSAKRVAESWAFEQVEERFSRVPEPVQKRIVFWSFPRSEREICMYSSLGYQPPEGEQDARVPFTRGLHLLQSGAVDRVLQVGFHLSGNVREPGAPGEPEHLYHVSISFDRCKITSVSCGCDNRDLFYCAHVVALSLYRIRHARQVELRLPISETLSQMNRDQLQKFVQYLISAHHTEVLPTAQRLADEILLLGSEINLVHGAPDPTAGAGIEDANCWHLDEEQIQEQVKQLLSNGGYYGASQQLRSMFSKVREMLRMRDSNGARMLILMTEQFLQDPRLALWRQQGAGMTDKCRQLWDELGALWVCVILSPHCKPEERAGWLQLLGTWDKLDVCPLEEGNYSFDGPSLQPTMAPSPGSEEQEEGEVAATGSRHTVFGRALQAGDLHWEDSHLQRILAGDSYSPSLTGTMGSDKSAFDPQGRPLWLGEPFPTACARVDTLRAHGYPRQALRLAGAIINTLRLQRRHQLESYKQQKKELLQKGATCITNPEGWVGHPLDPIGCLCRALLEACRLEEETLSLYPDSGPEKRKVAYQHVPVPGSPGESYLALALEVALLGLGQQRALPEGLYAQDKVVRNEEQLLALLEEVDLDERLVQVLRKQAGLLLEGGPFSGFGEVLFRESVPMHTCARYLFTALLPHDPDLAYRLALRAMRLPVLETALPVGEPHPTPLDSIPSNRFPRWFILGHLETRQCELASAMLTAAKGDPKWLHVVLGSIQQNIHSPALLFKLAQDACKTATPAGAPPDSTLLGIALELGLQVMRMTLNTMTWRRREMVRWLVSCATEIGPQALMNIMQNWYSLFTPVEAATIVAVTGTTHATLMRLQLDTARREELWACARTLALQCAMKDPQNCALPALTLCEKNHAAFEAAYQIVLDAAAGGLGHAHLFTVARYMEHRGLPLRAYKLATLALAQLSIAFNQDSHPAVNDVLWACSLSHSLGRHELSAIVPLIIRSIHCAPMLSDILRRWTLSAPGLGPLGARRAAKPLGADRAPLCQLLDAAVAAYITTSHSRLTHISPRHYGDFIEFLGKARETFLLAPDGHLQFAQFLENLKQTYKGKKKLMLLVRERFG; encoded by the exons ATGGACCCCCCCGCGGCCAAGCGGAGCCGGGGCTCCCCCGCGGGACCGGAGGAGCGAGATGCCGGGGCCGGGGCAGCGCGCGGCCGGGGCCGACCCGAGGCGCTACTGGACCTCAGCGCCAAGCGAGTAGCCGAGAGCTGGGCCTTCGAACAG GTGGAGGAGCGCTTCTCCCGGGTACCAGAGCCGGTCCAGAAGCGCATCGTCTTCTGGTCGTTTCCACGCAGCGAGCGAGAAATATGCATGTACTCCTCGCTGGGCTACCAGCCCCCGGAGGGCGAGCAGGACGCCCGGGTGCCCTTCACCCGCGGGCTGCACCTGCTGCAGAGCGGGGCTGTCGACCGGGTGCTGCAAGTAG GCTTCCACCTGAGCGGGAACGTCAGGGAGCCCGGGGCCCCCGGGGAGCCGGAGCACCTCTACCACGTCTCCATCAGCTTCGACCGCTGCAAGATCACGTCCGTGAGCTGCGGCTGTGACAACCGAGACCTCTTCTACTGCGCCCACGTGGTGGCCCTGTCCCTGTACCGCATCCGGCACGCGCGCCAGGTGGAGCTGCGGCTGCCCATCTCCGAGACGCTGTCCCAGATGAACCGGGACCAGCTGCAGAAGTTCGTGCAGTACCTCATCAGCGCCCACCACACCGAAGTGCTGCCCACCGCCCAGCGCCTGGCGGACGAGATCCTGCTGCTGGGCTCCGAGATCAACCTGGTGCACG GTGCCCCCGACCCCACAGCAGGTGCGGGCATTGAGGACGCCAACTGCTGGCACCTGGATGAGGAGCAGATCCAGGAGCAGGTGAAGCAGCTGCTGTCCAACGGCGGCTACTACGGGGCCAGCCAGCAGCTGCGCTCCATGTTCAGCAAG GTGCGGGAGATGCTGCGGATGCGGGACTCCAACGGGGCGCGCATGCTCATCCTCATGACGGAGCAGTTCCTGCAAGACCCGCGCCTGGCCCTGTGGCGGCAGCAGGGCGCGGGCATGACGGACAAGTGCCGGCAGCTGTGGGACGAGCTGG GGGCCCTCTGGGTCTGTGTCATCCTGAGCCCCCACTGCAAACCAGAGGAGCGGGCGGGCTGGCTCCAGCTGCTTGGCACATGGGACAAGCTGGACGTGTGCCCACTGGAAGAGGGCAACTACTCCTTCGATGGCCCCAGCCTGCAGCCCACCATGGCTCCCAGCCCAG GCTCCGAGGAACAGGAAGAGGGGGAGGTGGCGGCCACAGGTTCCCGCCACACGGTATTTGGCCGAGCCCTGCAGGCTGGAGACCTGCACTGGGAAGACTCTCACCTGCAGCGGATCCTGGCGGGTGACtcctacagccccagcctcacaGGCACCATGGGCAGTGACAAGTCAGCCTTCGACCCTCAGGGCCGCCCACTCTGGCTGGGCGAGCCTTTTCCAACTGCTTGCGCCCGAGTGGACACCCTGCGTGCCCATGGGTATCCCCGCCAGGCCCTGCGGCTGGCCGGTGCCATAATCAACACGCTCCGGCTCCAGCGGCGGCATCAGCTGGAGAGCTACAAGCAGCAGAAAAAAG AGTTGCTCCAGAAAGGCGCCACCTGCATCACCAACCCCGAAGGCTGGGTGGGCCACCCCCTGGACCCCATTGGCTGCCTCTGCAGGGCGCTCCTGGAGGCCTGTCGCCTGGAGGAGGAGACCCTCTCCCTTTACCCAG ACTCAGGACCCGAGAAGCGGAAGGTGGCCTACCAGCACGTGCCAGTGCCCGGGAGCCCTGGGGAGTCCTACCTGGCGCTGGCACTAGAGGTGgcactgctggggctggggcagcagCGGGCCCTGCCCGAGGGGTTGTACGCCCAGGACAAGGTGGTGCGCAATGAGGAGCAGCTGCTGGCgctgctggaggaggtggatctgGACGAGCGGCTGGTGCAGGTGCTGCGCAAGCAGGCGGGGCTGCTGCTGGAAG GAGGTCCCTTCAGTGGCTTCGGAGAAGTACTTTTCCGGGAAAGCGTGCCAATGCACACCTGTGCCCGCTACCTGTTCACTGCGCTGCTGCCCCATGACCCCGACCTGGCCTATCGCCTGGCACTGCGAGCCATGAG GCTGCCCGTGCTGGAGACGGCGCTTCCAGTTGGAGAACCCCATCCCACCCCGCTGGACTCCATCCCGAGCAACCGCTTCCCCCGCTGGTTCATCCTGGGCCACCTGGAGACCCGCCAGTGTGAGCTGGCCTCCGCCATGCTGACCGCAGCCAAGG GAGACCCCAAGTGGCTGCACGTTGTCCTGGGCTCCATCCAGCAGAACATTCACTCGCCCGCTCTGCTCTTCAAGCTGGCGCAGGACGCCTGTAAGACGGCCACCCCGGCCGGCGCGCCACCGGACAGCACGCTGCTCGGCATCGCGCTGGAACTGGGCCTGCAG GTGATGCGCATGACCCTGAACACCATGACCTGGCGGCGGAGGGAGATGGTTCGCTGGCTGGTCAGCTGCGCCACAGAGATTG gcccccaggcGCTGATGAACATCATGCAAAACTGGTACTCCTTATTTACCCCGGTGGAGGCGGCCACCATCGTGGCGGTGACCGGCACCACGCACGCCACCCTCATGCGGCTGCAGCTGGACACAGCCCGGCGGGAGGAGCTCTGGGCCTGTGCGCGCACCCTGGCCCTGCAGTGCGCCATGAAGGACCCGCAGAACTGCGCGCTGCCCGCCCTCACCCTGTGCGAGAAGAACCACGCGGCCTTCGAGGCGGCCTACCAGATCGTGCTGGACGCGGCGGCCGGCGGCCTGGGCCACGCGCACCTCTTCACGGTGGCCCGCTACATGGAGCACCGTGGCCTGCCGCTGCGCGCCTACAAGCTGGCGACGCTGGCCCTGGCGCAGCTCAGCATCGCCTTCAACCAGGACAGCCACCCCGCCGTCAACGACGTGCTGTGGGCCTGCTCGCTCAGCCACTCGCTCGGCCGCCACGAGCTCTCCGCCATCGTCCCCCTCATCATCCGCAGCATTCACTGCGCCCCGATGCTCTCTGACATCCTGCGCCGCTGGACCCTCTCGGCGCCTGGCCTGGGTCCCCTCGGGGCCCGCCGGGCTGCCAAGCCCCTGGGCGCCGACCGGGCGCCACTGTGCCAGCTCCTGGACGCAGCTGTGGCCGCCTACATAACCACCAGCCACTCGCGCCTCACGCACATCAGCCCGCGGCATTACGGCGACTTCATTGAGTTCCTGGGCAAGGCCCGGGAGACCTTTCTGCTGGCGCCCGATGGGCACCTTCAGTTCGCCCAATTCTTGGAAAACCTCAAACAGACCTACAAGGGCAAGAAGAAGCTCATGCTGTTGGTGCGTGAGCGGTTCGGCTGa